The Streptomyces uncialis genomic interval GGCGGGTGAGGGCTTCCCACCGTGCGATCGCCGGGTGGTACCGGCCCCAACGCTGCGGGCCGCGTCCGTCAGTGTCTGCCCGTGTCCCCAGGCCGGGTTCGCCCCGCTGCTCGCCTTCGCGTCCGTCGCGGTCGGGGTGGGCAGCAGCGCCCCGCGCAGTGTCGGGTTGCCCCGCCCGAACGTCGCGCTGGTCCGTTCGCCGTCCGCCGCGGTCGGGGTGGGCAGGAGTGAGCAGACCTCCGCTGCCAGGGACAGGCCGTGTGTCCCGGCTTCCTGGGACGGGGTGCGCCGGGTCTGCCGGTTCTCGTTCGCTGACGCGCGCGGGGTGGGGAGCAGGGCCACCTGGGCGCGGAGGGTGTCCGAGGGGAGTCCGTCGGGGTAGCCGATGCCCTTCGCGTCCCTCGCCCTGGGTGTGGGCAGCGCGGGCGAGGGCGAAGAGGCGCTTGCGCTGGTGGGGTGCACCGACCGCGTCCGCACGTACAACATCCCATTCCGCATCGAACCCGAGGCCGGCAAGGTCGCACAGGACGTCGGAGAATCCGAGGGAAAGGTGCCCTGCGACGTTCTCAAGGACCGCGTAGCGGGGTCGTAGAACGCGAAGGGCACGGGCGATGTGGGGCCAGATGTGCCGGTCATCGGCGGTGCCCTTCCTGTGTCCGGCGGTGGAGAACGGCTGGCACGGGTAGCCGGCGGCGACGATGTCCACCGGCTCGACGGCGGACCAGTCGGTTGTGGTGAGGTCCCCGAGGTTGTGGACCTGCGGATGGTGGTGGGCGAGGATGCGGGCGGCACCCGGATCGGGGTCCGCCACCCACGCCAGCGACCCCCCGAACACCTCCGTCACGGCCATGTCCAGCCCGCCGTACCCGGAGCACAGCGAACCGATCCGCAGCGGGGCGGCATCGTCCAGTGGCGCCTGGCCTGGCACCGGGACCGGCGGCGGCGCGTCGAGGAGCCGACGGGCCGCCGCCAGCCGTGCCACGCCGCTCATACCGCCGCTCCTGCGGTGTGGAGTGCTGCGCGGCGGACACGGCGGCCGTAGGCGTCGCTGGTTCCGAGCCGGGTTCCGATCGCGGTTCCGGTCAGTTCCGGTTCTTCCCGGAGCCAGTTCCGGACCTCCCCGACCTGACGGCCGAACACGGTGTCGTCCCTGACCTCGGAACCCGAACCGGTGGTACCGGAACCGGGGTCCGGAACCGGCGGAACCACGCTCGGTTCCGGCGGTTCCGGCGTCGGTTCCGCCCCAAGGCCCGTCCCGTCCTGCTCGGCGGGGATGTACAGGTCAGGGCCGGTTCCGGTGCCGGTTCCGCCGGTTCCGCCGGTGAGTTCCGCCACCGGTGTCCACGGCCCCAGCACAGGCACATCCGTGGCCGGTTCCACCGGCACGGGCATGCTCCGCCCGGCCACCGGAACCGATGCCGGTTCCGCCGGTTCCGGCATCGGTTCCGGTGCGGGTGCGGGCCGGTGGTCGAGGATCTTGGCGACGAGGTCGGAGCCGAAGTAGATCGCTCCGACCGGCAGGGAGGTGGCCAGCAGGACGAGGGCATAGTTGGCGGGGTCCCAGTCGGCCAGCCTGCCCCAGTCGACCGAGTCGCCGTGGAGTCCGGGGACAAGCCCGTGGACGTAGTTCAGGACCAGGGAGGCGAGGGTGTAGGTGCCGAGCACCCGCAGCGCGAAGGTGCGG includes:
- a CDS encoding DUF2637 domain-containing protein, with protein sequence MTLDRKGKALLVLALVTVVAMAFRVSWNALRDVARAIGADDTAATLYPVVVDGLMALALVATLVLVGPDRTFALRVLGTYTLASLVLNYVHGLVPGLHGDSVDWGRLADWDPANYALVLLATSLPVGAIYFGSDLVAKILDHRPAPAPEPMPEPAEPASVPVAGRSMPVPVEPATDVPVLGPWTPVAELTGGTGGTGTGTGPDLYIPAEQDGTGLGAEPTPEPPEPSVVPPVPDPGSGTTGSGSEVRDDTVFGRQVGEVRNWLREEPELTGTAIGTRLGTSDAYGRRVRRAALHTAGAAV